The Dethiosulfovibrio peptidovorans DSM 11002 genome has a window encoding:
- a CDS encoding dihydroorotase, which produces MMSLFSGARVIDPSQGLDDISDILVRDGKIAAIGKDLASTLGGDVEKVDLRGYVVVPGLIDPHVHFRDPGQEHKETVISGCASAAAGGYTSVIAMANTSPAVDSVETLNYVLEKGKGGPVRFCSVGSVTLGLKGEELSPMGSLAEAGAVAFSDDGFSIVDSEVMYRAFEKAAELGLPISVHCEDPRLWGDRTMNRGALSDALKVKGVPKVAEEAMIQRDILLASKAKAKVHIQHVSTALGVEMIRRAKEDGIEVTAEATPHHLILTEEVLSVHGSQAKMSPPLREARDVEALREGLRLGIIDVIATDHAPHSEEEKGRGLLESPNGIVGLETAVPMILTELVAKGHLSINRMVEAMSCASAGIFGLPGGSLRPGCVADMTVLDLEARWTIDADRFESKGRNTPFDGAPVVGAVIGTALGGLMQPVANK; this is translated from the coding sequence ATGATGAGTTTGTTTTCAGGAGCTAGAGTGATCGATCCCAGTCAGGGATTGGACGATATATCGGATATATTGGTGAGGGACGGAAAGATCGCAGCGATAGGCAAAGATCTGGCCTCGACGTTGGGAGGAGACGTGGAGAAGGTGGACCTGAGGGGCTATGTCGTAGTGCCTGGCCTTATAGATCCTCACGTCCATTTCAGGGACCCCGGCCAGGAACATAAAGAGACCGTTATCTCCGGCTGCGCCTCTGCCGCCGCCGGAGGCTACACCTCGGTCATAGCCATGGCGAATACCTCCCCCGCGGTGGATTCGGTGGAAACCCTCAACTACGTTCTGGAGAAAGGAAAGGGGGGGCCCGTTCGGTTTTGCTCTGTAGGATCGGTGACTTTGGGACTGAAGGGGGAAGAGCTATCCCCCATGGGTAGTCTGGCCGAGGCCGGTGCGGTGGCTTTCTCCGACGACGGCTTTTCTATCGTGGACTCGGAGGTCATGTACAGGGCTTTCGAGAAGGCCGCCGAGCTGGGGCTTCCCATATCGGTTCACTGCGAGGATCCCCGTCTATGGGGTGACAGGACGATGAATCGGGGGGCTCTATCGGATGCATTGAAGGTGAAGGGAGTTCCCAAGGTGGCGGAGGAGGCCATGATCCAAAGGGATATCCTTTTGGCCTCCAAGGCGAAGGCAAAGGTCCACATACAACACGTCAGCACAGCTTTGGGGGTCGAGATGATACGTAGGGCCAAGGAGGACGGCATAGAGGTTACAGCCGAGGCGACTCCTCACCATCTTATCTTGACCGAGGAAGTCCTCTCCGTTCACGGATCTCAGGCCAAGATGAGCCCTCCCTTGAGAGAGGCTCGGGACGTGGAGGCCTTGAGAGAGGGCCTCAGGCTGGGGATTATAGACGTCATTGCGACGGATCACGCTCCTCATTCCGAAGAGGAAAAGGGCAGAGGGCTTCTGGAATCGCCTAACGGCATAGTGGGTCTTGAGACTGCGGTCCCCATGATCTTGACCGAGCTTGTAGCCAAGGGGCATCTTTCTATAAACCGAATGGTGGAGGCCATGTCCTGCGCTTCCGCAGGGATATTCGGCCTTCCCGGAGGTTCTCTGAGGCCTGGCTGTGTGGCGGATATGACTGTGTTGGATCTGGAGGCGAGATGGACGATAGACGCCGATCGTTTCGAGTCCAAAGGAAGAAACACCCCCTTCGACGGAGCTCCGGTTGTGGGGGCGGTTATAGGGACAGCTTTAGGAGGATTGATGCAACCGGTTGCAAATAAATAA